The genomic region CGCCGGCTCGGCTGGCAGGACGCCGACTATCACCGGTGGAGCGAGAACCTGCTTCGCGAGGGATTCGCCTTCGTGCCACCCACCCGGCATGACGGGGAGACCGTCGCCCGTTTCGCCGTCGTCAACCCGCGCACCACCCCGGCCGACATCGAAGCCATTCTCAACACGATGGTCTGATCTCGTGCTCGCGGTGTTCGGCGCCGTAAACCGCGGCCCGTGCCCCGTGCCCCGTGCTCTCCAGATCCCCTGGTGCCCGCGCTTCTTCGAGAAAGTCGGGCGGCGCGAGTCCTTTCGACCCGCGCCGCCCCGGCGCGGCGACCGGCGGGCGGCCGTCGCCTTCACCGCCCGGCATCGTCGGCGGTCCGGCGTCGGCGGCGGTAAGCCCGCCGATGCCACGCCCTAACCCTGGCTTCGCCCGGGTTATCGTTCAGGTGGCAACGTCAGTTGCCCACCGTGAAACGACGGTTGCGGTTACGCGGCTTCTCGACCTCGTCGACGACGGCGATCGCGAAGTCCTCGTGGGAGATGCCGATCTCGCCCTGGGCGTCCACCACGGGCCGGTCGTTGCCGGTGCGGTAGGCGCCCCGACGCTGTCCCTGGCCCATGTTGCGCGGCGGCGGGGCGATGGCCGCCCAGCGCACGTTGCGCGCACCCCGGTACACGTCGAGCGCGTCGACCTGGTCGAGCGCGTCCTTGCGCTCCGCGGCGGGGAAGTCCGGGCTGTCCACGAGCCGCTGGCCGTTGTCGTCCTCCAGGGTCCCGCCGCTGGAGACGTGCAGGACGGCCGGGGCCTGGTCGCCGATGCGGGGCAGGACGTCGACGAGGGTACGCGCGGCGTTCGCGTGCACCGGACGGTCGACACCACCCACCGCCACGACGACGGCGTCCGCCTCCTGCGCCAGGCGCTGCACGGAGTCGCGCGACGTGACGTCGCCCTCCACCGCGTTGGCCTTGCGCGGAAGCTTCTTCACGCGGGCCGCGTCAACCTCGACCGCGGTGACCTCGTGTCCCCGTCGAATTGCTTCGTCGGTGATGCGGCGCCCGATCTGACCACCGGCACCAAAAATGACGATCCTCGCCATGCCATTGCCTCCGACTCACCGGTCGTGCAACTGATGGATAGATAGTCGTGCGTGTAATCGATGACGTCCGTCGCCCCATTGCGCCGGCGTCATGGTCAGTAAGTGAATTACTGTCCGCGCTGACTATTTCACGCTGCGC from Frankia alni ACN14a harbors:
- a CDS encoding NAD(P)-dependent oxidoreductase, producing MARIVIFGAGGQIGRRITDEAIRRGHEVTAVEVDAARVKKLPRKANAVEGDVTSRDSVQRLAQEADAVVVAVGGVDRPVHANAARTLVDVLPRIGDQAPAVLHVSSGGTLEDDNGQRLVDSPDFPAAERKDALDQVDALDVYRGARNVRWAAIAPPPRNMGQGQRRGAYRTGNDRPVVDAQGEIGISHEDFAIAVVDEVEKPRNRNRRFTVGN